TCAACGAACGCGAAATGGTACTCACCTCTTCCTGACGGCTTCCGTACGACATGCCGCTGGCGTTCATCAACTGAAGGTAGTCGATGATAATCACCTTCACATCGTGCTCACGCACCAGGCGGCGTGCCTTTGTGCGGAGTTCGAACACCGAGAGCGAAGGCGTGTCATCCACATAAAGCGGCGCATCATACAGTTCCCTTATCTTATAGTCGAGCTGCCCCCATTCGTAAGGCGCCAGCTGGCCGCTCTTGATTTTCTCGCCCGGTATTTCGCATACGTTCACTATCAAACGGTTGACCAGCTGCACGTTGCTCATTTCGAGCGAAAACAACGCCACGGGCACCTTATTGTTCACCGCCATGTTTTTCGCCATCGAAAGCACGAACGCCGTTTTTCCCATTGCCGGGCGGGCAGCTATGATAATCAGGTCGGAATTCTGCCAGCCCGAAGTCATCTTATCCAGCTGGTGGAACCCGCTGGAAAGCCCGCTCAACCCGTCGGTACGCGCCGCCGCTTTCCGAAGCATCTCGTACGCTTCCTGAATGACAGGATTGATTTGCGTATAATCTTTCTTCATATTCTGCTGGGAGATTTCGAAGAGCTTCCCCTCCGCCTCCTGCATCAGGTCGTCCACATCCTGCGTCTCGTCGAACGCCTTGGTCTGAATGGAGCTGGTAAACGAAATCAGCTCGCGAGCCAAGAACTTCTGGGCAATGATGCGGGCATGGTATTCGATATGGGCAGACGAAGCCACCTTGCCGCTCAGCTGGGTGATGTAGAACGGTCCGCCTGCCTCTTCCAAATCGCCCCTTGCGCGCAACTGCTCGGTCACGGTCAGGATATCAATCGGTTTCTGCTGGATGGCAAGGTCGGTTACCGCCGCATAAATCAACTGATTGCGATGTTCGTAAAAAGACTCGGGACGGAGAATCTCGCTTACCAGCGAATAAGCGTCCTTTTCTATCATCAATGCGCCCAGCACGGCTTCTTCCAGTTCGGGAGCCTGCGGCTGCAAGTGTCCGTATTCGTCCACCGGCTTGGTTTTCACCGCCTTCGGGACGCGCGTCGTTCTTCTTGTTTCTGCCATGTATCGTTCGTTTTATGAATAAGCGCACAAAGATAGCGAAATAAATGAAGAATAAAGAATGAGGCGAAAAGAATTCGCCGCCCTATATCTTCCCTTCCAGCCAAGCGTCTATCAGCCGGCGGGCTATGCTCAGTTTCTTGGGAATCTCGGGCAGGCACGATTTGTGGTAGAAGGCTCCCGCACTCAGCTCTTCATCCTGAAGCTTGATGGTGCCGCTCTCGTACTCGGCGGAATAGCCTATCATAATGCCGCTGGGATAGGGCCACGGCTGGCTCCCGAAGTATTTCAGGTTCTTGATGGTAAGCCCTGTTTCCTCCATCACTTCGCGCCGCACACATTCTTCGAGCGTTTCGCCCGGCTCGAGAAATCCCGCTACCAGCCCCTTGAAGGTGCCACGGAAATTGCGCGCATGCACCAGGAGCACTTCGTCCTCGCCCCGCTTGATGAGCACGATGATGGCAGGCGATATGCGCGGATAAATTTCCATACCGCACACGGGACACCGCTTGGCAATGGGCGCCACCTGTCCGGCAGGCGCTCCGCAACGGGGACAGAACCTGCTGTCGCGGTCCCACGTCAGTATCTCCGAGGCTTTCCCCGCCATCCGGTATTCGTCCCAGGGCAATACATCGAACGAGGCACGCAGGTCTTTCATCCGACGGGGACTTTCATCATCCCCTTCTATGGGCGCCGCCAAAGCGTATGCCTTTGCCACACACCCGTCCATCACGCCTATCTCGTGCACGGTACTCCCTTCGGGTATAGCTGCCGGCGGCTCTGTGCCCACGGGGATATGCCACCCGCCTGCCCGCTTCTCAATCAATACCTGCCCTTCGTAAAAAGCAAACCAATAACAATTGTTCTCTATTTGTTCTTCCATAATTATTCCTATTTGTCATATATTTCACCACAGAGGACACAGAGGGGCACAGAGGAAAAATTTAAAAAACTCT
The Phocaeicola salanitronis DSM 18170 genome window above contains:
- the dnaB gene encoding replicative DNA helicase → MAETRRTTRVPKAVKTKPVDEYGHLQPQAPELEEAVLGALMIEKDAYSLVSEILRPESFYEHRNQLIYAAVTDLAIQQKPIDILTVTEQLRARGDLEEAGGPFYITQLSGKVASSAHIEYHARIIAQKFLARELISFTSSIQTKAFDETQDVDDLMQEAEGKLFEISQQNMKKDYTQINPVIQEAYEMLRKAAARTDGLSGLSSGFHQLDKMTSGWQNSDLIIIAARPAMGKTAFVLSMAKNMAVNNKVPVALFSLEMSNVQLVNRLIVNVCEIPGEKIKSGQLAPYEWGQLDYKIRELYDAPLYVDDTPSLSVFELRTKARRLVREHDVKVIIIDYLQLMNASGMSYGSRQEEVSTISRSLKGLAKELNIPIIALSQLNRGVENREGIDGKRPQLSDLRESGAIEQDADMVCFIHRPEYYKIYQDEKGNDLHGMAEIIIAKHRNGAVGDVLLRFRAEYARFQNPDDDLIVPMPGEDKNSPVLRSKMNKGGNPDYVPPAASDMPPMPENPFGTPVQDVPF
- the nudC gene encoding NAD(+) diphosphatase, with amino-acid sequence MEEQIENNCYWFAFYEGQVLIEKRAGGWHIPVGTEPPAAIPEGSTVHEIGVMDGCVAKAYALAAPIEGDDESPRRMKDLRASFDVLPWDEYRMAGKASEILTWDRDSRFCPRCGAPAGQVAPIAKRCPVCGMEIYPRISPAIIVLIKRGEDEVLLVHARNFRGTFKGLVAGFLEPGETLEECVRREVMEETGLTIKNLKYFGSQPWPYPSGIMIGYSAEYESGTIKLQDEELSAGAFYHKSCLPEIPKKLSIARRLIDAWLEGKI